One Nodosilinea sp. PGN35 genomic window, ACTCACCCCTGCGACCAATAGCGGGCTAGGGGGACAATTCTTACATTGTCAGTGGGTAGCTTAGCTCAGCCGACTGGTTTTCTAGCCTCGCCGGGCCGGGCTGCTCAACTGACTCGATTACTGTTGTTTAAGAGATTGATCCTATGAAAAGCAACTCCTTAGTTAACTGGATGGGGGCTGGTGTTCTAGCCCTTAGTCTGGCAGTTTTGCCCTCCCTCTCTCCTGCCGCCCAAGCTACGGCTCCAGGGGATGCAACCGCCCCGACCACGACCACCACGACCGCTGACGACAATGATGGATTTGACTGGGGTTGGCTGGGTCTTTTGGGTCTGATTGGGCTGGCTGGCCTGAAAGGGCGCGATCGCGACACCAGCACTAGCTATAGCGATCGGACAACGACTACCCCCGCTAGCAACAACCCTCGCTACTAAGTCTGTAGTTGTGGTGCTGTGAACACAAACCATCTCCTTACAGGAGACATTAAAGGAGAAGGGGAAACACCATCAGGTATTTCCCCTTCTCTTTTGCTATAGATAGCTATAGGTTTGCTGTAGGTTTAGATCTAAACCAGGAAACCAAGCATTGCTAGCTATTCACCGCCGGTTGACCCAGGGCCTGCTGAGCACGGCGAATTTCGTCTCGACTACCGGCGACCATCAGCCGAAATTGACGGGGCGCGTTGGGGTTATCCTGCATTTTTTGACTCGCGGGCTGGGTTGCCCGCAGCCCCTTACCCACAGCGGCACCAAAAATGCTGCCAGCGATCGCACTACCGATAACTACAAATCGGCTAAAAGCCGAATGGGGAGAGCCGCCCGTCAGCCAAGCCGCCGCAATAATAGTGGCAATTAGCCCTACTATACCCCCCAAAAACAATCCCATCCAAAAACCTGCCTGACCGCCGGTAGTCGTGCCTTGGGCTAACACTTGAATGCCGGGGGAAACGTGGTCGTCAATAGAAATTTGCCGATCGCTGAGGCCAGATGCCTGCACAGCTTGCTTGGCTTGACTTGCCTCTTGGCGGCTGTTGAAAACAGCCACTGTTTCTCGAGTTTGCGCTATTTGGGTTGTCATAAAGACACTCCTTATTGTAAAAAGTTTAATCTGGCAGAGGGCAATTCAGCAGATAAATGATTGGCCCAATCCAGACCTGTCTTGTATATTGACTGTCGCTCAGCTAAACCACACTCTATTAATAGACAGACTTATGGAGGATGGTGGGTTAAGTATAGAGATACCAGAGGGGTGCGTATCGCTAGTACTGCCTGGCAGAAATATGGCCACCGTTGCTGAGGTTGTCAGGTCTCGGGTGTCAGGTGTCAGGAATGGTTGGCTGACTTATGCCTTAGGGTACTAGTGCTTAGTCAAAAAAATAATGACGGGAGGTGTGACTTAGGGTTCACGGTTCACGGTAAGCGGTTTAAGGCGAGCCGTGTACCGTTTATCGTAGACCGTCAACCCCGTTAATCCGTCACATTTAATTTGACTGACCACTAGGTTGCGGTTGAGGAATGCTGGCGCAGCCCTGCCCAAGGCAATCGATTAACACCCCATGGGTTATGGGTCATTAACCCATCCTAGGCAGAGGTAGGGCGATCTACTCAGGGCCTTCCTGCTGGTTAATATTCATCTCCCGCTGCACCGCGAGACCGATATTTAGCGCTTCCTGCAAAAACTGGCGATACTGGCTGGCCTGGTGGTTGACGTGGAGGGCTTGCAGGGTCGCCAGGTTAGTTTCGAGGGTACTAAACAGGTCCTGCTGTCGCTGCATCAGCGCCCGGTGGCGACGCAAAATCTTTTCGGTCATCAGGGCGGCAGTTAGACTGTCGCGGGTGGTCTGAAGGGCAACCAGGATCTCGCTATTCTGCAACCCTGGTGCCCCCTGGGCCTGCTCCAATTCTGCCATCACTTGCAGCGCTTGAATAATGTCGTTGTGGCGATCGCACTCATCCAGCAGCCGCGCCAGGGTGATAAAGGTTTTGGCGCGCTGCCCCTGGTAGAGGTGCCAAAGCACCGCCCCCAGGGCGATCGCCCCCGCAATTCCCAGCAGCAGCGCCCCAAACTGGTCAAAGCCTTGCCGCTGGCTCACCAGCACCAGGCCCAGGCCCAGGCAAACCACAAACACTGTCCCCAGCACCAGGCATTCTGTAATCAAAAGGGATACCAGCTGTCGCCGCGATTTCCACACCGAGGGGCGAATCATTCTGCCCATAAAAACCGAGTCGATGTCGAGGCCCGTAAGCTGATCGAGTTCAGCGTGGGTGATGCGTAGCGCCTGTAGGTCAGAAGTCATAGCACCGCGCCATCTAGTTGCCGAACAGCAGCGAGACAATGCTGCGAATCACCTGGGAGTAAAAGTTGCCCTCTACCTCGCGAAACAGCTGAAAGGGCTGACCGGGGGAGCCAAAAAATGGCCGCAGCGTCCAGCCCAGCTGGCTGCCCACCAGGCCGTAAAGGGTGAGCCAAAACAGCAGCAGCCGGTTGCGAATTTGGGGCGTATCGTCGGTGAAATTCATCACTGAGCGCATGCCCGCATAGAACAGCCGTACCCCGATGAAGCCCGTGAGGCCAAAGATGGCGACATTGAGCAGCAAAAAGAAGTGGTAGCTGCGAATCGAGACCAAAAAGAATAGCGTTACCGGCGCAAAGCTAAACAGCAGCACGCTAATCACCGAAACCGTGGTCAGGCTGAGCACCGCGTACTGACGAAAGTCGGCCTTAGAGCCAAACAAAATATCAAAAAAATACAGCGTTGGCAGACAGATCAGCAGGGTCAGCAGGTAGAGGGCCGGTAGCTTGGCCATCGACACCAGCATCTGCTGCCAGCCGCTGGACGAGCCAATGATCGCCCCGTAGATGGCAAAAAACAGCGAGCTGACTACCAGCAGCGACACAATTTTGGACTCAATCTTTTTGCCCTGGCGGACTTCTTCTAAAAAGGTGGGGCGATCGCGCAACAGCAAAATTAGGGTGGAAAAGTGTTCCATAATCTAGCCCAGAGAGACAGCGGTTAAGGCTCCTTCGGAGTCTAGCCATCCCCCAGGGCAGATGAAGTCGGAAAAAGTCGGCGCTTGGGCTATGGAGCCCTGTTAGCCGGGTAGCCTAGCCCAGGGTTTCGCCCAGGAAGGTCATCAGGGCGCGCCACGAGCGGCGATCGGCCATGCCGTCGTAGCGCGCTGCATCGCTCCACACCGTAAAGGCGTGGTCTACTCCGCCGTAGATTTCCATAGCAAAGCTGACGTTGGCCTCGTCTAGCTCGGCGGCGAGCTGGGCCACATCGGCCATGGGAGCCGCCGGATCGTCGGAGCCGTGGAGCACCAAAATTCGCCCCTGGGTCTGGCTATAGTTTTGCCCTGCCGGGGTTTCAAAGCTGCCGTGGAAGGAGACAAACCCGTCAAGATCCATCCCGGCGCGGGCCATTTCGAGGACGGCGGCACCGCCAAAGCAGTAGCCAATCGCCACCACCCGGCTGCCGTCTACCCCAGTCTGGGCCTGGGCCTGGGCCAGACCCGCCATCAGTCGAGTTCGCAGGGTAGCGCGATCGCTGCGCAGCGCCCCGCTTTGCGCCCGCGACTCATCGGGGCTGCTGGGCCGCACGCCCTGGCCGTAGAGGTCTACGGCAAAGGCCGCATAGCCCTGCTCCGCCAGCATTTGGGCGCGGCGCTGCTCGTAGTCATCTAGACCATCCCAGTCGTGCACCAGCAGCACTAGGGGCTGAGTTTCACCAAAATTTTGGTTAAAGGCAAAATAGCCCTCAAAGGGCTGCCCGTCGATCTCGTACACCACCGGCTCAGCCACTACGTTGGCCTGGGCCGAGGGCGCTAAACCCACCGCCATGCCCACCGCCACGGCGGCGGCCAGCATAACCCACAACAATTTCTTGACCACTGCGATCTCCTTTATTTGTCGGTGTATAGATACCTGGCCCCGGCCATAAAATTCTCTAATTAGAGAATTTTATGGCCGGGGGATGCCTTCGTCCGGGGCGTTAGAGCACGGCGTTCAAGCGTGGCCCGGCCCTGATATCGTAAAGAAGTTTGAAGCCTGACGCAAAGCTGCGCCTCTATCTACGGAATGGCTATGGAATGGACTGCTGACGCCGAAGCCCGCCTCAAAGAGATTCCCTTCTTTGTGCGCCCTGCCGCCCGCAAGAAAATTGAGAAGTTTGCCCAAGAGCAGGGGCTAGGCCAGATCACCGTTGAGGTGTATGAGGCCGCTAAGCAGCGGTTTGGCTAGAGACGGCCCGGCCCTCAGCCGTCGCGCTGCGGTAGATGCAAACTAGCGCCACCATCTGCACCAGGTGGTAGACCACCTTGGGGCTGACCCTCGCCAGGGGAATCAGCAGCACCGTAGCTCCCAGAACGGAGACGGCGATCGCCGCCGCCATCCAGCCCGCCGCCCTGGGGCGGCGGCGCACCAGCAGCACCAGCAGCACCAGCACCAGGGCGCTGAGGTAATCGACCACCCGCAGGTAAAAGCCCCAGAGAGAGAAGCCCAGGGCCAGAGCCACTACTAATTTGGCCGTTGCCAGGGCCAGCAGCCTCCGGCGATCGCCTCGACCCAGGGGCGCTGCCGCCGCCGCCACGGTAAAAAAACTGGCGATCGCCAGGGCCACACCCATGGCGTGCCAGAGCCAAAACCGCTGGGCAAACAAAACCGTGTGGGCAAACCCGTGGTACGTGCCCCCCAGCAGCGCCGCCCCGCCCGCGCTGCCAAAGGCCGCCGCCCAGAGTCGATGACCGCCCCCCCGGCCCCACAGCAGCCCGGCTAAGACCAGGCATTCTAGGGCGATGGCGTAGTCGGTGAGGGTGGTCAGCGGTTCTGTCATGGGGTCGCAGCATGGGGGTACAGCCGCAGCCTAACCTCTAATATCGCGCATGAATCGCGCCACAGCCTTAATGGGTACGGGCCAAGGGTTTTGCCCGTCCGATACCGAGGTAAATTTGCCTGGGGATTGCGGGGATTGCCTTAGCGGGATTCTTCATAACCCGATGTCGGGCCTGGCACACTGTCCATTGGGCAAGGAACTCAGGGGCTTTCAGCCGCCGCACTCTGAACGGTGGACAGTCGAGACGGCTATCCCGCAAGATTTTGCCCCAGGCCCTTGAGACCCAGGAGGTCAGCCTCTTGTGGGATGGGCCTCTGGCCCGTTCTGCCCCGAGCGTGAATCAATCGGCTTAGGGCGTGTCACCAGTTGTGGCCAAAAGCCCTAAATATTAAGCCTTGCCACGCCCGACCAAACAGACAGGCTAGGGGCTACAACCCTTGATTTTTGCGGATTCAGCAGCCAATTGATGACGGCCCCTAGCTCGGCGGCGACCCTAAAACCCCCGGGGCTGGCTCAGCCGCTGAAATTCAAAGCTGATGGTGGTTTGGGCACAGTCATCGTCGGTTACGGTGCAGGCCTGAATGGCCCCATCTTCGTCGGTGACAATGGTGACGGCCTGGGGGGCCACAATGCGGTGGGCGTAGACGGCCTCGCGGGTGCCCAAAAAGCGATTGACGGTCACCACCAGATCGCGGCTGTGGTCAGGCTGGTCGTAGGTAATTGAAAACAGCGGTTTCTGACGCAGCACGTCAAACTCCCCCAGCTCTCGATCTAGCTGCTTTAGGGTAATCAAGCGGCCCCGGTGCTCATCGGTGAGCTGGGCAAAAAACTCCTGCCAAATACCGGGGGGAATTTCAAGCTGATACCGCTTGTAGGACAGTTCCAGATCCATCGTGTACCTCCTGAGGATGGTGTTCAGAGTAGGGTTGAGGTGTGACGTTTTTGTGCCAAGTCTGTGACAAAAGCGCCAATGCCGGGCGGTGCAACACCGCTGAGACGCCATCGACACACCATTGCCACAACCGCTAATTACCGTTAGCCATCACACAATGCACCGATTCCCCATTGGAAAAGGACAGACGTTATGGAAACTGTGGTTCGCGATCGCCAAATTATTCCCCTTGGCCCTCGCTCTGGGGCGATCGCCCCTGGCCGTCGGGCGCTGGGCGGGGCTCCCTTTGAGCCCGCCGCCTTCGATGCTCGCACCGTTGCCATGGGCCGCTGCGAGCTGGGCAAAATTCGCCTGGAGATGGGCCGGTTTCAGGACGCCCTAGAGCTGTTTGAGCAGTCCCTGGCGCTGCAACCCCACGCCGTCGAGAGCTGGTATGGCCGCGCCGAGGCGCTGACCTGTCTGGGCCGCTACGAGGACGCCCTCGCCAGCCTGGAGCAGGCCCAAACCCTGGCTGGGTTTGCCAGTGCCCGCCTCTGGGTGCAAAAAGCCGTCGTCCTCCTCTGGCTAAACCGCCTGGAGACCGCCCTCAACTGCTGCAACCAGGCCCTCTGGCTCGCCCCCGACCACACCCAGGCCTGGCTGTTTCGCGGCGTTGCGCTGCACCGCCTGGGGCGGTTCAAAGAAGCCTACCGCAGCTATCGACGGGCCTCTCAACCCGATACGGCGACGGGTGCGCGGGCAAATGTTCAGCGGCTGTGCCAAGACATTGCCCAGCAGAGCCAGGCCAGCTAGCTCTCAGCCAGCAAAAACGTCGTATTGCACGGGATGGGATAGTTAGGACAGTTTCTCTAAAAACGTTTGAACGTTCAAACCTTTCTGAGGGTTCTAAGTGTTCTAACCCAGATGACTAGTGGTCAGTCAAATTAAATGTGACAGGTTAACGGGGTTGACGGTCTACGGTAAACGGTACACGGCTCGCCTTAGACCGCTTACCGTGAACCGTGAACCCTAAGTCACACCTCCCGTCATTATTTTTTGACTAAGCATTAGGGCTATAAACCAAAAAATCCCGCCTCTACCTGGAGGCGGGATCCGTGACGCTGAGTCGCGCAACCGTAGCGTCATTGAGTAACGGCGGGCTCTGTAGCGAACCCGACCGCAGGCGGCTTGGTACCCCCCGATCGCCCTCGACAGCACAGGGGGGCAAATTGGGGATTAGCTGCCGGGGGTAATTTTTTCTAAAGCATTCTCAATTTGATCCTGCACAGTGGTTGCTTGAGAATTTTGGGGAGAGTTCAGCGTGTGCAGATCGGCGTCTCCCTGCACCTCGTTAGGCCCGCGCTGAGCTTTGCCCTGCACTTCGCTGCGGCTGCGAGGCTCAGCTTTAAGAGCCCGCTCCGAGGTCTCTTGCAGGTTGTTCATTTGGGCCGTGCCATCGGCAGGACTGCTGTTGGAATTGCCAAAGGCCATCGCCGGACTGGCCACTCCCAGAAACAAGAACAGCGAGGCAATCATCACCATAGAAATTTTGGCCAGATTGCGATTGAGCCGATGAAGAATCTGCTTCATTGTGATAAACCTCTCAAGTTGAATTCTGTGAACAAACTGAATAGTCTGCAAATAGTCTTAAGATCTAAAGCTGCCGGTCACCCCCGCCAGAGCCGACTGTATCGGCCCCCTGGGGGAGAATTGACTGGCGTTAGCCATAATTTTTGCAATGACTCTGCTACTTTAGGGCAATGACAATTTGCCAGCATCAATCTCAGGATATAGACCCAACGGCGGGGAGGTTAGCTGCCGGTGGCGATCGCCCGAACCCCTGGGCAAAACCCAGGGGCAAAAAATCGTGAGGCTGGCCGATCTGGGAATTTACTCCTCCCCCTCAGCTCAGCGGCAGACGGGATTCTAAGAAGTAGTTGGGGTCGAGCTTTTAGGGGGCAGCAACTGCTGGCGTTGAGCGGAGGGGGCCAGGGCGGGGAGCGGCGCAGGGTGAGCCGCAAGGCATTTTACCCAAGCCTCCCTCTGAAGCGAGCCCGGTGGCGCGGCTGGCAAGTTTTTTAGGCGGCTCTATGGCTCTGCAAGGCTTGGATTTTGGGACGATCGCGAGATTTGCCCCCTGGCTTCACAAAATATTAGAAACATTTTTTCTACCCTAGGATAGATCAGCCTTGGGGTGGAAGGGGTAATCATCAGACGTAGGCCGAGGGGCGTACGACTGACGGTCGAGCGCCGGAGCTAATCTGCCGCAGGCAATTGCCTCAGAGCCGGGGAGGTTCTGGAGGCCAAGGTTGAAGGCCAGACCTGAAGGCCACAGACGTCAGTCGGTGAGGCTATCTGAGGCCCTTGGTCAGGGGTGACGCGTCAGACAAGCCTCCCCAGAGGGGCCGCCCTGGCCCGGTGCATAGAGCGTTAGATGGAGCAGCCGCGAATTTTTTGAACGTTTCTTTAGTGATTTAGGCGAACTACCCTTTGGTGAACCAGGCGTTAAGGGAGACTCGGATGCCTCGTCAGGGCTCAACCCAATCTATATCCAGGGGCCAAGATCCGATGGCAGCCCTGGGGCGATCGCGTCCCTGGGTTCAGACCCCCCTGGGGGAGGTCACCACCTGGCCCGCCGCCCTGAGGACGACCCTGGGCATTGTGCTCAGCGCTGAAATGCCGATGATGGGCGTTTGGGGGGGCGATCGCCGGGTGTTTTATAACCAGGCCTGCGCGCCGCTGCTGCCGGGGGAGCCCTTGCAGGGGGAGCCCTGGGCCAGCCCGGCGGACACCCCCCGCGATGGCCTGGCCGCCGCCCTCGCGGGGGGCGTTGAGGGGGTTTTTGCCACCGGGCGATCGCAGTCCTTCGTCTGGGGCGACCACCCCTGGTTTTGTAGCCCCATCTGGGATGAGCTGAGCCAGGTGGGCGGGGTTTTAGTCACCGGCCACCCGGCCCAGCCGGGCTCCAGAAACGGAGCGCCCCGGGGGAGCGAAGAGCGCTTTCGCCACCTGGCCGACAACATTTCTCAGCTGGTCTGGATGGCCGACGCCGCAGGGGCAGTCCTGTGGTGTAACCGGCGCTGGTTTGAGTTTGCTGGCC contains:
- a CDS encoding WGxxGxxG family protein produces the protein MKSNSLVNWMGAGVLALSLAVLPSLSPAAQATAPGDATAPTTTTTTADDNDGFDWGWLGLLGLIGLAGLKGRDRDTSTSYSDRTTTTPASNNPRY
- a CDS encoding actin-binding WH2 domain-containing protein is translated as MEHFSTLILLLRDRPTFLEEVRQGKKIESKIVSLLVVSSLFFAIYGAIIGSSSGWQQMLVSMAKLPALYLLTLLICLPTLYFFDILFGSKADFRQYAVLSLTTVSVISVLLFSFAPVTLFFLVSIRSYHFFLLLNVAIFGLTGFIGVRLFYAGMRSVMNFTDDTPQIRNRLLLFWLTLYGLVGSQLGWTLRPFFGSPGQPFQLFREVEGNFYSQVIRSIVSLLFGN
- a CDS encoding dienelactone hydrolase family protein, with translation MVKKLLWVMLAAAVAVGMAVGLAPSAQANVVAEPVVYEIDGQPFEGYFAFNQNFGETQPLVLLVHDWDGLDDYEQRRAQMLAEQGYAAFAVDLYGQGVRPSSPDESRAQSGALRSDRATLRTRLMAGLAQAQAQTGVDGSRVVAIGYCFGGAAVLEMARAGMDLDGFVSFHGSFETPAGQNYSQTQGRILVLHGSDDPAAPMADVAQLAAELDEANVSFAMEIYGGVDHAFTVWSDAARYDGMADRRSWRALMTFLGETLG
- a CDS encoding PCP reductase family protein, coding for MEWTADAEARLKEIPFFVRPAARKKIEKFAQEQGLGQITVEVYEAAKQRFG
- a CDS encoding DUF5335 family protein; its protein translation is MDLELSYKRYQLEIPPGIWQEFFAQLTDEHRGRLITLKQLDRELGEFDVLRQKPLFSITYDQPDHSRDLVVTVNRFLGTREAVYAHRIVAPQAVTIVTDEDGAIQACTVTDDDCAQTTISFEFQRLSQPRGF
- a CDS encoding tetratricopeptide repeat protein yields the protein METVVRDRQIIPLGPRSGAIAPGRRALGGAPFEPAAFDARTVAMGRCELGKIRLEMGRFQDALELFEQSLALQPHAVESWYGRAEALTCLGRYEDALASLEQAQTLAGFASARLWVQKAVVLLWLNRLETALNCCNQALWLAPDHTQAWLFRGVALHRLGRFKEAYRSYRRASQPDTATGARANVQRLCQDIAQQSQAS